ACAGCAACAGCGCCGCGTTCGCAATTTCTTAACCAGCACAACAGCAAGCCAAAAATAAACGTTTGGATTATTTGTAAATGGGCCACAGATGGCCCCCACTAAGTTGttacgtttgaaattatcaaataTGTGTGAAGGTCGCGCCGAAATTATCAAACACGCAATAAtcaagaaaaatgtatttaatgaaatttcgtttaataaattcgaataaatttttatgggtAGACTGGTAGTAACTGGTAATTATTGAGCCATCGACTTCCTGGTTTTGCAACACACCACGAAATAGAAACTGCTTCGAATTATTAAAATCGAAATGAGGCGTGAATAACTTTGCAATATTTTCActaattttgccaaaataacaattaataaaaaaacaatttagaaaaaaaatcgcgcACACCTCAAGGCTATCCGTTCATATTATTATGTTTACATAACAAACCGATCGGttacgaagtacagcgtttgTAACCGAGCCACCTGCCAAACAAAGGACTCCAGACGTCAATATCTATTCTaccttatttttattgctgGATATATCCGTTTTGGAAAATTGACATCACTTTTTAGCAACGAATTATCCTTGATTGGCACTTAATTTTCAGTCCTTTTTACGTAAAACtcgcaaaagaaaaaaattgaaaatgctTTTCAGCAGCGCGATTGCGACCACATCACGTCACTGCTCCGCGCTGActgtgttttgtttttgtgatcAGCTGGCTTTGTGATTGCGTCCAGCTGATCCCACCACCCATGGAGGATATATGGTACTGTCATGGTACAATTGCGTCTCGATTATCATGGGTTTTCCACACTTTGATGGACATCAAAGTGGGCTGTGGACCCATATACAGGATGATTCAAGTCTACAGTCACTCATTTTCTCAAGACAAGATAAgaaaaaaagcaattattttgtaCATATACGTACAGAGGGTTGGTCAGTTTTTtccacaaaagaaaaaaaacaagaaaatattaaaaataatatatatttcacaaattttctgtaatatgtttaaaaaataattcgattttCTTGTGTAACTCACTCACTGGATTGTTTTcgctttattaaagaaaattttacggaaaatttaaacaacaaacGAAACAAATAACAATCTTAGATGAAACACCCTGCATGTTCacttatattttatttgaacaaaatttttttcttaaaaaaaaagcatTTGGAAATTCCgaactaattattaattgataaaaatgagcaaaatcCTAGTTCCTTCACGATTTCTGCAATCCAGACTTGAAGGAATGTTTCCATCAAGGTTAGCCACGTGGAGGAGGAGGaggaaataaacaaaaacgtaataaattttatttcgacATAAAACAATAGGAAATATACAACATTTTTGATGGCACTGATTAAACATCTAGTTCAAGTATGTTTTAATACATTTTacgataaaatataaatttatagaTAATAATACTTTCGTCCATCCAAAATCATGTTAACCTTGGCCACAgtcaattattttaacaatgttTAAATGACACACATAGagataaaaaaatggaataaacACATGATGCCATAGAAGTGCGTcttttaattatgtttatagagaattaattaaagtctTTGTCTGATGCGCAGTTTCGCTTCGTCGCTTATTACAAAAGGGGATTCACCTTAAAACACAcccacttgatttttttacatttgtttgcaaataaaagaatCGGCGCAATTGTCATTATTAAAGCAAATCAAGATTCAAATATTGATTTCGGTGCGAGACGACCTTAGATGTGGAAAAGTTCATTGCCTCTTTCCAGTGGGTGGAGGTAATACAATTATGAGGAATTGAGACAAATAATGCCATtgacaataaaaatagaaataacacAGCTTTCCCTATGTTTTATGTCCGGGTTTTTTTTAGTTGGTTGATGGAAATATTTCATACGAGCTTGTctgtaaaaaatcaaatagttTTGTGGCCTTGTTGAACCTGTCTTTCCAAGTTTGGATGTTGACCGCGTGAACTTTTTCCCTTTGTCGAGGTTTGAAACGTTTGATATAACATGcagttttataaatttttaaacaaaaaacacacacaaAGTACGAGTTTTCGTTCGTCAATCGGCCAAAGAACAGCGTGGGACGAAATTCTGCATTCTTAGACCCTGACTTGGCCAAAAACGTTACTTttgaaaatcgacaaaatagtgcccagaattttaatttttttatgcgaACTCACCTTAATTTCGCCTATTGTCTTACCACTATCGAAAATGACTGGCATTAGAACAAAGATTAAAAACCCTGATAAGATAACTAAAACAACCGaaattatgaatttatttacaattaatcCAATCGCTTTTGCGTTTGCATGAGGATCGCTTTCAAATTCACAAAGCGTAACAAACGTTATTGCctgacattttaataataaaataggcAAATGTCACCACTTTTAGGTCAGAAAGTGGAAACAGTATAAACACGCTTTTCCTAATGGGAATGTCGAGTTCGACCCTAATAATAATTAGGAAAACACCACTAACCTTTATACGGCCGgacaatgtttatttaaattttccgaGTCATTTTCGGGACTTTTCATCCGGAAATTTATCTATaagaaaaaaaggaaaagttgCGTAATGGCGTAATTTAACGGCAATTACCTGCATAATAACAATGACTCAAACAgctttcttttaattaattaaacgagTTGATCCAGTTCCggcattatttttacttttcactgtaatttagtttagacGAAAATCATGACGGGTCACAGacagattttcaaaaaattgagagGCGCcgccttatttaaaaaataaaaaaaaaatttttcgattgAAATATAGCCAATAATCGATTGAATTGGAAGCATTTATTGTGAGGAAAATAACCATacaatttattcatttatttgcGGCAATTGTTACCGCTATGTAGGCAACCAGTGATACAGCGGAACGTGCATTTGAATATGGAGACGATGACAGTGCAGAGCGCATACTTATCGACTTAAtttaaacgcaaaaaaattcacacgtTCTTTGTGatttccaaaaatcaccaaattaaatgcaaaattatCTTTCCGCCTTTTTGAACACGTTCTTCGgacagaaacgcaattatttagcaaaatttcgttaaaaatcgACAAATTATGCTAAAATAATAGCCTACTTAGCCTTGCTGATgtaaaaactaagtttttttcggaaaatttaCCCAAAATAGGTTTTTCTCTCGAAAAATTTCCCTTGTTTCGTTCGAATTCGATAGTTtctgagcaaaattttgtctaaaacaagctaaaaaatgagaaaatttgGTGGAAAAAAGTTATTCCTACTTTCTTCAAACCTTTGAGTTTCTTAGCTAAAtaactgagcaaaaaaatcacctaatttggtcaaatttcaaaaataacattttccaAATTGccgaagaattaaaaaaatgaaataatagtCCCTGTTTTTTGCGAAAACCTCGCTGTTTGCAATTTGACGTGGCATTCCGTCAGTTTCGCCCAAACGTCAAAAATTCATTGTTTGTCTAATCTCTCTCAAAAACTCCAATGGAAGCAGTTAAAGTTCATTCCACCACCGAATTTCTCTCAAACTCAAACTAAACCAACTTCAAGCATGTCATTTGACCGTGAATGTCCTGAAATGGTTCACGTTGCAGTCAATACGGACCCTCTCCAAATGTTGTTACAAGACGAATTCACAAAAACGGTACCAAAATTGTAAGTTTTCACGTAAAAATTGAACATTATTTAGCAGCACTATGGCCTAAAAGTACGCAATATCCCACACACAAAAATCTCCGAAATGAACGAACTGAAAGTTTGGTACGATTTTGGGGAAAAAATCGGCGAAGGCGGATTTGGCATCGTAATGGCAGTGCGCGAAAAAAGCAACAATAAACAATGGGCGATGAAACTCATCTCCAAATCAACAGTAAGTTATTACAAGCTGTTATCGTTAAGTAATTGTCTTTAAGGCCGGTGATCggataaaaatggtggagcaGGAAATACAAATCTTGAAATTAATCCACCACCCTCATATAATCTACCTTGACAAGATTTTCGAATCTCCGAAAAAAATGTACCTGGTGTTTGAGCGTTGTCACGCCGATTTCGCAAAAATCTACAACGAGCGCAAGCCCTTTGCTGAAAAAATCGCCAAGAAGATAATTTCGGAACTGGTCGATGCTGTGGCGTATTTGCACAAATACGGTAACTCGGTAACCCCGCCAATTGTAATCACAATCAAGCGTTATAGAAATCGTTCATAGAGACTTGAAGTTGGAAAATATTCTACTCGGGGAAAACCCGCTCGACCCAACCGACGAATACTACATCAAACTAACCGACTTTGGCTTGAGCAGCATCGTCAAGTCGGGCAAAGGCATCGAAAGCATGTTGCACGAATTTTGCGGAACGATTTATTACATGGGTACTTGAACCcttgtcttttatttttgttctaacGAATTATTTAAAGCGCCTGAAATGATTACCTTCAGGTCGTACAGTCAAATGTGTGACATGTGGTCAATTGGTGTGATTCTCTACATGCTAGTGATTGGGAAATTTCCATTTTATGGCAAAACCGAAAAAGAAATCCAAGTGAAAATTTGCACACAATCGCCTAAATTTGATGCGAAATTGTCGCAAGAAGTCGAAgatttgattttgttgttgttggtcAAAGATCCAGTCAAACGCATACGGGCGACGGAGGTTTTGCAACATCCCTGGATTTTGTCCAAGAAAATGTCCAGGACGATGCATTACAATATTATGGATAAGATGAAGGAGTGGAAGTCGGAAATGACGGTAATTTTGATTGATCTATTAAGCGAGTTTAGCGCACGAGGCGGAGCCGAGTGTCGTAATGTTGTAgaatatacaaaaatttttttctgaattttaagAGGTGTTCATTTGGTCAGCTTTAGGTAAATAAACCCCAAAATCAATCTGAGTaagtttataaattaaaaaaaaatcgattgatttttattagtcAGACATTCTACGGTAATTGTCAACAGtcacataaatttttatctcattttttttatgaaaatctgTTAGTATCGTtccaaaatatatttttttttaaagaaaatcaaaTCTTTGCTTTTTTCTGCTCTGAAATAgatattaattaactaaaaaagaGGAGTGTATTTagttcatttttaaaattacgaaCTGTAGAACAAAACTGGGGACAGATTTACATAATCTGACGTTAATAAGGATGCCTGTTTTTCATAAAAGTCTAAACTTAGATCATTTTATAAGtgagaaacatttttttaattcaaatactCATATTTGccgcaaaataaattttcgagCATTGTAACATAATGTTTTTCGAGGTAGTTTTTCTTTCGATTGTGATAATAACATCAGCGTAATCggcttttgtctttttcttgtgaatatgataaaaaaacaaaacaagggTAGTAGAAAGGATGAAAAGTTGCGTCCTCTGGTGGTCAATTTGTAAGTCGAAgtgtattattttgtttaaaattgaaaaaaaaaatcgttcacCAGAGGGCACTTGGTTAATAGGGTAAGAAAAGGAAGTCTTACCAGGGGATATTTTGAACAGGTGGAAACAGGTGCGGTGTCTGATTGGGTAATGGCTCCAGACGACGTAATTGAAATCAACCGGTCACAAACAAAGCAAGCGATGAATCTACCAAAaactaatattaattttgacaggTTGGTGTCAGTTGGTTGTTTTTCGTAGTTACCTTGATTTTTTCAGGGCTAGTAGGAGGATGAGTAACCCGAAGAAACCTAGTCTAAAGGAACAAGTAACAAGAGCGAAACCGAAAGGACAGTCTGGCAAAAAGCGGGTGAATTAAAATAGCCGCAAAGTAACGACTAGTTATTGTGTAATAATGTTTACTTTACATATTGTGTACCCTATAAAGTTGACATTACAATGAGACTCTGGTTTGATTGGCTTGAATAAAACAAAGTGGTATGAAACAAGTTGTATCCATCGTTTATAGGTCACTCAAAAATCATACAACACTGTTACAAATCAATTTCTACAGATCGTATTTTTATTAGGTAGACAAACATTTCTTTTctgtagtaaaaatataatatgaaGTGAAGTGCGATCACCCGGCTGTCACAAACAAATCGGTTGGAATGAGTTCAGCCAAATAGTTCAGGTTAATCGCTCGGAGAACCCAGCCTTAAGACTTTTGTCACGTTacgacgaaatttaaaaaaatagaaaaatgaaaatgcgACGCTAGCGAGAATTGTGACGGATTGGCTTCGTAACTTGACAAAAGTGGCAGAGTTATCCATGCAATTTACAGTGAGAATTTGGCAGTGTACAAGAGGCGACGACTAGCACCGCGTTATTAAAACcgtatttttaaatactctcataaaaaaatcatacatgTATAGTCAAACACACGGATCTAAAAACATATTTCGCTAAGTTCTATGTTAGCCTAACACCTTATTGCCCTTCTGCGCTCGACAGACTGGTACAACCATTACACAATAACGGTCGTTCCCAAATAGAAGTACATTTTTTGAAGGCTTTCGCACCGAAAGCCGCGGCGGGTTCAGCGACAtcttcaaaaaacattttttgtacaagtatttaattaatcaataaaaaaaagacacTGTATTCAGAGACAAACTTAATCTAAAATTTATAcctatttttacataaattggacaatttttttacaaattgaaGGGATACGTAGTAATAAGTTAGAAGAGTCAGGTACCGCGGATTACACGCAGTTCACACACGGTCACTGAACAGTTCTTGCTCAAGCAAAGGTCGCGAGGTAGCCTGTGGCCGAATGTAGAAGATCCTGCTTCTAGGTGGCGCTACTAACAGTGACATATAACAACGGTTCGAGGTATGGCTAGCATGAAACGCACTTgatttaaaactgaattactgattttttttgtaaaacttaattaaaaattagtttggCCACAAAGTAGCTCGAGACTTTGCGCTGAGAAAAAGTCCGTCACATGTTGCACAGTGGTTACGCGACCACCTGCTCCATTATGCGTCGTCTTCCTCTTCGTCTACCCCTTCTTCACCCTCTACATCCTCCTCGTCATCGTCTAAACAAAACACGCATTAACAACtactataaaattttatcaccgaAAATACCATCGCCTTCCAGCTCCTCGTCGTCGCCTTCAGGGAGCTCTTCTTCATCGTCGTCTTCCTCTCCTTCAACACCCTCCTCCTCCTCTTCATCCAGCTCTTCGCCCTCGGAACCCGCACCGTTCTCCTCTTTTCGCGCCTTTTTTACCTCCTCCGTTTTTTCCTACAATCAAACATTGTCTTACGACACAAGCTTCTGATAACACAGCGAGTGGCGAAATCATTTTTTAGTGGAGTTATCATTTGTTTTCgccgtaaaaaaattactaatattGTGCCAACGTCTGAATTAAATTAGATATTACATTATGAAactgaaattttcagttatcTTGAATCAGATCGTGTTGCGCACAGAATTAACGACccaattaaaacttaatttactGTTACTCTAACATATTCGAGCGGTAATggacaacaattaaaaatgtagT
The sequence above is a segment of the Tribolium castaneum strain GA2 chromosome 9, icTriCast1.1, whole genome shotgun sequence genome. Coding sequences within it:
- the LOC662367 gene encoding serine/threonine-protein kinase 33 isoform X3, with the protein product MSFDRECPEMVHVAVNTDPLQMLLQDEFTKTQHYGLKVRNIPHTKISEMNELKVWYDFGEKIGEGGFGIVMAVREKSNNKQWAMKLISKSTAGDRIKMVEQEIQILKLIHHPHIIYLDKIFESPKKMYLVFERCHADFAKIYNERKPFAEKIAKKIISELVDAVAYLHKYEIVHRDLKLENILLGENPLDPTDEYYIKLTDFGLSSIVKSGKGIESMLHEFCGTIYYMAPEMITFRSYSQMCDMWSIGVILYMLVIGKFPFYGKTEKEIQVKICTQSPKFDAKLSQEVEDLILLLLVKDPVKRIRATEVLQHPWILSKKMSRTMHYNIMDKMKEWKSEMTGKKRKSYQGIF
- the LOC662367 gene encoding serine/threonine-protein kinase 33 isoform X2 codes for the protein MSFDRECPEMVHVAVNTDPLQMLLQDEFTKTHYGLKVRNIPHTKISEMNELKVWYDFGEKIGEGGFGIVMAVREKSNNKQWAMKLISKSTAGDRIKMVEQEIQILKLIHHPHIIYLDKIFESPKKMYLVFERCHADFAKIYNERKPFAEKIAKKIISELVDAVAYLHKYEIVHRDLKLENILLGENPLDPTDEYYIKLTDFGLSSIVKSGKGIESMLHEFCGTIYYMAPEMITFRSYSQMCDMWSIGVILYMLVIGKFPFYGKTEKEIQVKICTQSPKFDAKLSQEVEDLILLLLVKDPVKRIRATEVLQHPWILSKKMSRTMHYNIMDKMKEWKSEMTVETGAVSDWVMAPDDVIEINRSQTKQAMNLPKTNINFDRASRRMSNPKKPSLKEQVTRAKPKGQSGKKRVN
- the LOC107397762 gene encoding acidic leucine-rich nuclear phosphoprotein 32 family member B; this translates as MSSKENNEVAVEKIDNDKSAPDAKCELKGTKRAAEEKTEEVKKARKEENGAGSEGEELDEEEEEGVEGEEDDDEEELPEGDDEELEGDDDDEEDVEGEEGVDEEEDDA
- the LOC662367 gene encoding serine/threonine-protein kinase 33 isoform X1, producing the protein MSFDRECPEMVHVAVNTDPLQMLLQDEFTKTQHYGLKVRNIPHTKISEMNELKVWYDFGEKIGEGGFGIVMAVREKSNNKQWAMKLISKSTAGDRIKMVEQEIQILKLIHHPHIIYLDKIFESPKKMYLVFERCHADFAKIYNERKPFAEKIAKKIISELVDAVAYLHKYEIVHRDLKLENILLGENPLDPTDEYYIKLTDFGLSSIVKSGKGIESMLHEFCGTIYYMAPEMITFRSYSQMCDMWSIGVILYMLVIGKFPFYGKTEKEIQVKICTQSPKFDAKLSQEVEDLILLLLVKDPVKRIRATEVLQHPWILSKKMSRTMHYNIMDKMKEWKSEMTVETGAVSDWVMAPDDVIEINRSQTKQAMNLPKTNINFDRASRRMSNPKKPSLKEQVTRAKPKGQSGKKRVN